The Bacteroidales bacterium genomic interval CTTTAAAGAATTACAATGAGGACAGTTTCCTTGTTTGTTATTCAATTGATCTTCTCTTACTGTTAATAAATTATAATTTGAATCGTCTTTTATCAGTGTGAGCTCGTCTATCAGCTGTTCTTGTGCGCAAATATCCAAATCTGTAAATTGTGATTTTAATATAGCTATACCCATATCAGGTTTTTTTTGTAAAAATAAACAATAATTCACAGAATACCTAAACCATAGCCACTGTTTTTAACAATCAAAACTGCCGCATAGGCAGAAATACCTTCTTCTCTGCCGGTAAAACCCAACTTTTCGGTTGTTGTTGCTTTTACGGAAACATCTTCAATCGGTATTTGCATTGTTTCGGCTAAAGCTTTTTTCATTTTCGGAATATATTCTTTGATTTTGGGTTTTTGAAGAACAATTGTGCTGTCAATATTACTTATCTCAAATCCCATTTTACGAACAAGTTCCACAACTTTTTTGAGAAGAATTTTACTGTCAATTCCTTTGTATTCTGCAGAAGTATCAGGAAAATGAAAACCGATGTCTCTTAAATTTGCAGCACCAAGCAATGCATCACAAATTGCATGAATAAGAACATCTCCGTCGGAATGTCCGAGGCTGCCTTTTATGTGTGGTATTTCAATGCCGCCGACAGTTAAAGTTTTTCCTTCAACTAATTTATGTACATCGTAGCCTATACCGGTTTTTATTTTCATTTGAAATAATAGAAAGCCTCTTTCATGTTTTTTATTTCTGAAAGGGCTTTTATGTGTTAATTTTTATAAACTTAGTTTTTCTCTTATTTTTTCCGGAATAGATTCTTTATTAACCATTATATTGGTTGCCTGCATAATTACGAATGCTTTTGAAGCATAAAAATATCCTTTGTATTTGTCTGTTGTGCCCCAAGAGTTTTTAATGATGTAATAGTCATTCCCTTTTTGGTCTTTTGCCGTTCCAACGATTAGCATTCCGTGATCATCGGTTGTTGAATAATTATCAAAAGCTTCTTGGCGAAATTCTTGTGTAATTTTTTTCTCTTTTACAATTGTGTTTAGCTCATAAATTTGACTTTCACGTTCTCGTTTTGAAAGCTTTTCCCATTTACCTTTTTCTAAACCGCCCATGTTTTTAACATCAGTTTCCGGAATAACGGCAATACCTTTATTATACTTAAACCCTTTATGACTGACATCTGCCGCCCAAGCAACGGTATAGCCTTTTTTTAAGGCATTATCGATTACTTGTTCAAATTCATTTATCGGCAAGTTGTAAACACTTCCCCAAAGCCAATTGTCGGGAACTTCAAGAATAAATGTTGAATAAAACGGG includes:
- the ispF gene encoding 2-C-methyl-D-erythritol 2,4-cyclodiphosphate synthase; amino-acid sequence: MKIKTGIGYDVHKLVEGKTLTVGGIEIPHIKGSLGHSDGDVLIHAICDALLGAANLRDIGFHFPDTSAEYKGIDSKILLKKVVELVRKMGFEISNIDSTIVLQKPKIKEYIPKMKKALAETMQIPIEDVSVKATTTEKLGFTGREEGISAYAAVLIVKNSGYGLGIL